In the genome of Candida albicans SC5314 chromosome 6, complete sequence, the window ttttctattccCAATACAGTAATAAACCTAATTGCAAGTCCAAATACAGTAATACACACAAAGACAACAAGAGGGGCGACCACCCCTAATCTGTCAGTGCTCTTGACTTACTAAGTTGGGAAAttctaaaaataatattcgtattgtattaattttttttataaagGGTATTTATTATACAAATTAGGCTAAAACTACGGACTCTCTTTTGGCATTGGcttgtttcttttcagCAATGGCTTGTTGTCTTCTGGCAATTACTTTGTTTACACTCTTTCTAACAAGCTTTCTGATTTCCTTCTTCTCAAGAGATCTCTTTTTCAAAGTACAAACTTTGCTTGTAGATCCAGTGTACCCACTTGACCCACCAAGAATACCACCGAAAAGTGATGTAAAAACATCAGAAACTATATCAGAAATCGATGTAGATGGCAcggaggaagaagaagaagaagaagaagagcCAGAGTCaccaaaaattgaattcaacaATGAACTCAAAAACCCACCACTAGAAGACCCAAACGAGCTAAACAAATCATCGAAAATTTCGCCAGCAAAACCTAAAACACCCGTCAAAATACTCTTACCATCAATATTGGAAAACAAATCTTCAGCCAAGTTTTCACCAATACCCAAAATATCATTCAAAAGGTCACCACCGTCAAATGATGGAGCAGTGGAATCAGAACTGTTCGAAGGAGCCAAGAATTCGTTCAAAAGATCATCAATCCAACTGCCACTAGAAGAGGTTGAGCCCGTGTTTGTTGACACACTGTTTGACCCTGAATCGCCAAACAAATCGTCAAATAAACCATCTAAAATCGAACCTGTAGATGAAGATGGAGCGCCTGCAGTTTTGGTATAGTTAGATGGACCAAACcattcatcaaataaatcagaCAAACTTCCATCAGAAGAGCCAGTAGAGTTGGCAACAGTATTGCTTCCACCAAATAAACCATCTAAGAACCCACCTGTACTTTGTGCAGCAGTAGCAGTGGTGGTTGGAGTAGCTATCGCACTTGAGTTTTGGGCACCACCAAAAAGACCATCTACCAAGTCTCCAAATAATGAGCCAGAAGTTGTGGCAGCAGTAGGACTAGCAGCAGGACTGGCTACACTGGCTTTTATTTGTAAGTCAGAAACAGCTTCAACTGGGACAACACTAGGGACAACTTCAACACTTGGGACAACTTCACTTGGGGCAACTTCAACACTTGATTCAGCAATGGCAACACCGgccaataataataataaaaatttcatcgTTCGTtagttgaaaaagaaagtggTGCccaaaaattatttgggATGTGGGAAGTCAACCCTTCATATATATCTTGGTTGTTCGACCATAATCCATTTTTagtaaaaatattttgttttagaCATATTCCTATTTGGGAAATGTtcaaccaaaaataaaattttttttttagctTTCAACCAAAAAAGCAATAGtcattgttttgttttggtatTTCACAAACACCACCCACCATGCACCCATCAGTTGTTAGACTTGTGAAACCACGTCGTCCAGAGAGAATCACCTCCCCTATACTCCCACCGCTCCCATTATACCGTGCAATCTTACGTGCCCACCACCGCAAGTTGCCCCAAGAGTTGCGGTACTTGGGCGACCAGTATGTGAAAAAGGAGTTCAAAGACCATAAAAAGATCGACAACCCCCTCCACATCGTCGGCTTCTTAACCGAATGGCAAGACTACTTGAAACAGATCGACGGCGGGTCTTGGCTGCACGGAAAGTTGAGTAAAGATGATCTCGACAAAATGTCGCCTGAACAAATCGGACAGCTACACGAATTGATGGAAGCAACAAAGAAAATCGGTGAAGAAAGTATATAGTCTATAAACCCTTACCATAGTTTCCAGATGCAAAAAAGTCCATAATAATCTTAACAATACCTTCTAATGCCTCTAACCACTTTTGTAATTGCTCAGCAACCTTAGTTTGATCAGCACCcaacttttcaaaaaagTCCTTTCTATATGGACACGCCTTCATCGCCAACTTGAAAACTGGCTTGACCAACATACCATGGAACTTAGACAACGTCTTGGTGTATGCATCAGTGAATGTAACGGTCAATTCCTTACCAGGAGCATCAACTGTCTCTCTCATAGCTTGTGCTGTAAATTGCAACCCACGAgacaaccacaacaaacCTTGCGTGGCAGTTTTGGTCTTGGTCTTGGCTTCAGTAAGCACCAAATCCTGTAAAGTGGCGGAGTTGGCTGGATCTTCTAATAACTTGTTACGTATCTTCGTAATGTTTCCCGTCATATCTGACTTGACCACAGTAAATGCAGACGACCCTAAAAGATCAAACAACTTAACCAACGACTCAGATGCTTGTAAAAAGTCAGCAGTATCAATCTTACCGTCACTGACCTTGACGTCAGCAAACGATTTGCTCATTTCATCAAAAAACGTAGACATGGCGGATGGttaagaaagaaagaggaCAACaaacactttttttttttttcgtcGCACATTTTAATAGCATGGccacttttattttttttatttgtacTATCTATTTACCATTCTAAATTCGTGGCCCATTTAACTGTCTTTTTGGTGGGTGCCGTCTGTGAAACTACCTGCACCCCATTCTCCTGCTCGCTCCCAACCCTCTTGGTCTTGAACATCCTGATAATCGCCATTTTCGGgttatcatcttcattgGTCGGAATCTGCACCACTTCATTCTCGTGTTCCGGTAGTGGAAAGTCCTCACACTGCGAACTATTGAGCTCAGTAGCATACTTGGTCGCATCATTAACTAGTCCCGACAGCGACTCCATAAGAAATATCGTAGTGGCCCCATCTTGTTTGAGCGCAGGTTTCCGTGGACGTAGCACCGTGTGTTTCGGCAAACACACTCGTTTGGGTTTGGAACTATTGGTGATTGGCTGTAGTATGGGCACCGGCgactttttctttgtaaCTTTCGACGGCTTATCCCGATtctctttgttttcatCAAAGTACTCATTCAAGTCAGAACGCACTTGGCTAAAGCTGTGTCGGTTTTTTAGTCTCCCTTTAAACACTCTCGTCCTCACCACATCATCTAGCTCGTAATCTGTTTCCTCTAGGTCCCGAATCATTTTCTGGATCTTATCGTTGTTCAACCGTTTAGGATGGCGGTTCTTATCTCTGGTCACCTGGAACAATTCGTTCGTAATATGATTGGTGCTGCTATAGTCTGGAGGCAACGATATCCTGCTCTGCGGAAGCTCTGCTGGTATTATATCATTAAAATCTAATTCAATCTCGTCGGGTGCTGACATGGTTGgtgaaagaagaaaagtaaAGGACATTGGccagatttttttttgtgatGAGTTTGTTTACATTTCGCCCAAAACAGcaacccaaaaaaaaagcttcCCAAAATTGACGACTAGTGCTCCTCACCAATGAAACCTCCACCAAACTCACTCCAAGAATACTTGTACAGACTCCTCATCGAATCACCAGGATTCAACAACTGGGTACGCAAAGTTCACGCCCGAATCAATCGTATACCCTACCAGGAATTCCCTGACGCTTCCAAACTCACCGAGTTCGATATCCACGACTTTAAACCCACTCGATGGCAAAAAGCTAATGCGTTCAGAAGAATATGGCTACAAGAAACGAAACAAACATTTAGGTTTTggtaatatatatatatatttactTAAATACATTCTTTGGGTTAGCTAAACTACGTCTACTTACCATAGAAACATCATCCTGTAACGCCATAATCACTTCGTTGTTCGACCCAAACTTGAAATTATCAGCAATAACGTTTTGCGTGTACCTCTTCACCAAATACGGGTTCTCCTTGTCCAACAACACTTTGCCCATCGACCACGTAACAACATACTTGCCCAACGAGGTGACGATTGTAGTTTCTTTAGAGTCACGGCCAGTATTGAAATACGCAGGCGTAAACAGCAACTGTTTCCCTCCATTCTCTCTCACCATATACGCTTCGTGCTCGGGCTTTAACGCAAGTCGTCTTGGCGTGGGCTTCTTGTCCTTGTCGAAATAATTCGTAAACCCCAACTTGCCAGCATTCTTTTGACCATCACTGATCTTGTTATCAATTAACAACAAGTACGTCTTGCATGTGGCAAGTAACCACCTACCATCCTTCGACACATCAATCCCAATAATCGGATCCCCCAACGACGGCAACGCCGTCTTCGCATTAGCACCTAATCTATCGAAAAGCCTGATATCACCCTTGCCGGACCCCAACGCAATATAGCCCTTGTCGGTAGTTGCCAATGTCTGAAACTGGTTGTTGGTGGTTTTGTATGCCTTGTACGTTTTGTCATTCACCAACTTTGTGCCACTCAACCTCGGGTCAATAGTAAACAACCCATTCGACGAAATACCCGTCAACGTCTGTTCATCAGTCAATTGGGCAAACTTTGATGTTGGCGCATACGACTTGACTGGCACATCTTTGGACACCTCCCACTCCTCAACAATCTTTCCCCGTGTAAGATCCATCTTGTACAAGGCCTTATCGTCAAACTGCGGGTTCGAAATAATCATATACTGGTCCTGCTGGTGAAGAAGCATTTTCTCGGGACTAAAATGCTTACCCTTCAAGTCTGCAACATTGATAATTGCCGTCTGGAAGTTGAGTTGACCTGCATCATCTTCACTGAAAACCCCAATCTTGTCGCCACGAACAACATACGACCTATCCTTGGCGTACCCGACAGTCAAACTGCTATTCTTTTCGTTTTTCTCAGTTTCCCATTTCACAGGACCATCGCCTTCGTTTTCCTCTtcactttcttcttcttcctcacTCTCCAAATCCTTGGCATCACCAATACTAACCCGAGAAAATgcatcaacaaaataatcGTGCTCCTCTGTTTCTCCCCATTTCCGTCTATTCAACGTCTCATACATCAACCCAAGAAACACCGTTTGAAACTTTGACATGTCATTATAATCAGGAAACTTGACCAACCACGAACACGCATTGATCCCGCCTTCGTCAACCGTATAatcattaaaaataaacgACAAGTGTTGGTAATTAAAGGTGGGGTTCATATTCTTGCTCAACGTAGTGTTGATCCGTGTAGTCTCGCCATGGATGTAAAGTGTATATTCCCAATTGCCCAAATCTATCAACTTCAACTCAAAATCTGGCTTGGCAAGGTGTAAAATAAATGTTCCTGTCCTGGTATCATACAAATGCAAGTCAACATCAGTGCTAGCATACTTGGTTTCTCCCTTTGGCGCGTCAATTGGCAAGGTCTCACAATCCTCATACTCATCTGTCTCATACTCCTCTAAATCATTCAAATCCTTTAGTTCATCAAACGTCAACAACTCTCCCTTGGGATTATAGATAAACTCCTTCAATTGATTGGGGTCATTCACCTTTGCATAGCTTGTTTGGTActtgttttcaaataaacACTTGTAGATGGTCATCCCAAATGCTTCAACTTCACTACCCCTCACCTCCTCATCAATAACAAACTCAAACTTATCGCCCAAATCGCCATTCACATCCTTCCATGCAATAGCTCTCGACCCATCTTCCTTCTCACAAACATGAATCTTCAATTCATCGGCAATGGGGAAAATCCACTCGTCTTTAGATTGGCGTCTGGTATCGTTTGTAGGTGCCAGCTCCTCCCCATCATACTCCTCTTCTGAATCATCAAATCTATTGAAATCAGCTTCGCCCTCTTGGTAAACTTTGGTGATACACAATTGATAGTAGTATGGGCTGGTCGTCTTTTTGATTGACGCAAACGCATCATTGTAGAGACACTCAATTGCCCCCTTTGGGGATTGTTTTGAACGTGTGAGATAAAGCTTTCCTGACGGAATCAGCGCAACCTCATCGGTAGTAGTCGTCCCAATAAACTTCTTGATAAAATTCATTGCTACCAGTAAAAAGAATACAGAAGCAAACAGGGaggcaaaaaaatttactcGCTTctaattcaaaaataaaaacaaaacataGGTCGTGTACATTGGTCAGGGTCTTCTATATAATAAAAACCCACTCTTAACACCTACTTTGGTGTACAACAACTGGGCACGGtggttttcaaattgggtGCTCCAGTAACATTTCTTACACTTTAATCTATCGGCTTCGCCATAGATATACTCAATCAACTTTCTTCCAACACCATGCAATCTGCTCTCGGAACtaacaaacaaatcattGAGATAAAGTGCATCTTCAACAGTCCATGTATTTCTGTGTGTCAAGTAATTGGCAAACCCAATGATCTTACCCGAATCgtcaacagcaacaacagagTATACGGGCTCGTTGGCGTCCAAAAATCTGGCAAAAGTTGTATCTGAAATTTCAGGTGTGATTTTGTCGAGCGAATTGTAAAACTCAATATACCCGCCTTTTCCCGTCCACAAGTGCAACCACTCCGGCTTATCCTTCTCTTCAATTGGTCTGATTGTAACTGACATCGTTAGTGGTTGgggataaaaaaaaaagttggtGGACACCTCCCATTTATATTGTTTGTAGATACCACCGGCTCGACATGCCTGATCGGGACATACACGGGAGGGGAACGTAGTACCCATTGACCCCTGGCTCCGGAAATACTCAACTTCCCAATTTCCTCGCTCTTTACAATTTTTCGTCTCAAAATCTTACAAAAATCTTGTGAATCTAAAAGTTCAACAAACTTCCCAGATTTGACCACGGTGTTTGTGTCCTCTCAAAAAGAAACGACGCACCTATTCcaactttcaaaaaaaaaaaattcaatacCTGATTTTAGCAAACCAAAGCTCGATGACGTTAGATGCTAGGCCATGTGTTACACAAACATCTTTGGTCTAACGATATATGCAAAAACACGTAGTGATCtataaaaagaatttcACCAACACTATGAAGCTCTTCTGATAAAGCACATtggttaaaaaaaaaaaaacggcGACCTGTATATAGcccacttttttttttataattctTCCGTAGAACTAACATTTCTCTCGGTGCATTCATACATAACAATTTTTATAATCTTCCcgaaaagaaaacattGAGGCGGTCATCTCCTCCCagaaaatatataaacaCACTCATATcaccctttttttttcgatttTTCCTCCCCCTACAACTTACTTCTTTATTCTCACTACACATAATGGATTCCGCATACTGGTCATACGATAACATAGTCCCAAGCTTCCGTTTGGATGGAAAACTAGTCATATTAACCGGTGGCTCTGGTGGTTTGGCTGCCGTGGTATCAAGAGCTTTATTAGCCAAAGGTGCCGATGTTGCATTAGTCGATATGAACTTGGAAAGAACACAACAAGCTGCTAGAGACGTCTTACAATGGGGCGAAGAGCAAATGAAAGGTAAATACGAATCACCAATCGGTCAGGTGAGTGCTTGGTCATGTAATATTGGCGATGCTGAAGCTGTCGACTTGACATTCAAAGCCATCAACGAACACCACGGCAAAATCTCAAGTGTCTTGGTCAACACTGCCGGTTACGCTGAAAACTTCCCAGCTGAAGAGTACCCAGCCAAGAACGCTGAAAACCTTATGAAAGTTAACGGGTTGGGGTCATTCTACGTTTCCCAAGCTTTTGCTAGACCATTAATCCAAAACAACATGACCGGATCGATCATTTTGATCGGGTCAATGTCCGGTACCATCGTCAACGACCCACAACCACAATGCATGTACAACATGTCCAAAACCGGTGTCATTCATTTAGCCAGATCATTGGCCTGTGAATGGGCTAAATACAATATCAGAGTCAACACATTGTCGCCAGGGTACATCTTAACCCCATTGACAAGAAACGTTATTAGTGGACACACCGAAATGAAGACAGAATGGGAATCAAAGATCCCAATGAAGAGAATGGCAGAACCAAAAGAGTTTGTTGGTTCTATCTTATACTTGGCCTCAGAATCTGCTTCATCATACACTACTGGTCACAACTTGGTCGTTGACGGGGGTTACGAGTGCTGGTAAAACCCACTGTTTAGcaaatatttattggtTTATAGTCTGTATATTAGAGTTTTAGGGTATTTAATGAAAGTCGCGTgtttttcaagaaaataGCGTTCTATTGTCACCCAAAAAAGGCTTGcagatttcttttttagcCAGCACCACAGCTGCGAAAAAAAGAGTATATAagcaccaaaaaaattcctTTTTTACAAGATCACACCATACTTTTTATCACCCAAGTCATGTTTAAATTCGTTATCTACTTGTTCACCTTTATTGCTTTTGCTAACGCCAACTACACCACATGGTCTTTAGTCACAGACTATACCACCTACTGTCCACAGTCTACTGAAATCACTGTCAACAACTCAATAATCACCATAACCGGCCCAACAACCTTGACAATAACCGGCGAGTGTACTCTCGATTATGTTGCTACAGTAGAGGCAGCACCTTCGTCTATTCCCTCAAATGTCACAGTCATAGAGTCTAATGGTGCCAGCAAATTAAACCTAAGGAGTTTAGCCGGTGCTGGCCTTGTCGCTGCTATCTTTATTGCTTTTATTTAGATTCTCCTATACAATAATATATACGCATTCTTTATATTCTCCTCTGTGCCAGCATTCAAAACCTCTTCATTCTGTATCTGCTTCACAGCAGTATCATCTATTCTCCACCATTGGCCTGCATTGTATATGTCACTGGTATAATGTCCAGCATCTGCACTACTTCCGTGGTGGTAAACAACCGACACCAACTGGTATTTGATCGGCATCCCCGTATCCCTTGCCATTACCTCTTTCGGTATTATTAAATCGTGGTTATAATCCACTTTCTTCCTCAACTTCTCCACCCCAATCTCCTGGTCTTTCAAGTAACTGAATCGTTTTAGATGTATTATCAATACATTAGGcaacttttcaataaaCGTCTGCTTCTTCACTTGGATctctttattgttgtttgtatAACTTATGCTTTCCGACTCATTCAAATGCTTGATTGCATCTTCAATAGTGTCTGCTGACGATACATCCAACTGCACGTGTTGGAAAGGGTCTAGCGTTATGGATTTCTGGAACGACGACGATTGTTTGGGTATAGTAACCACGGACTTGAACTCACCGCCAAAAATCATATTTAGCGGGGTCGGGTCGATTTCTattttggtggttgtgctattctttttcttattcaCCTGGTTCCATTCGCCGTCGTCGGCCTCAGCATCGTTCTTGATTCTCTTGATAGTAGATTTGACATTAAACTTGAACTTGGCAGTGGCTTCAGCATCGTGGTCTTGTGCATATACCTGTATCAAGGAATCGATTTGGGGCGTgttcaattgtttgataGCCCCTAAAAACTCTTCATTAAGTCCATCAAGGTAGTACCCCAAAAACTCTTCGGCATCCTCCTGTTGTCCCCATTTCAAATGTGAAAACTTGTCAAGCTTGGTCAAGCTGGCATAGAAACTTTCGGGCAGAATAGCGCCCTTAACATTCTCTTGAAActgattgaaaaaaattatggTGGCATCTAGTAATGGCGTCGAAGATGGGCCCAAACTTCCTATGGACTTGGTCTCTATAAGTTTTAGCAATCTATTGAATGGCTCACAGTGGATCAAAATCTGTAATATAGAATTCATATAACAAATGTTGCCGGTGTTAGTCAATCCTCTAGGTTTTATATCAAATGTTGGCAAGCTGCTGAAAACAGAGTAGTTGCTATCAAACATGATTTTGAGCAATAATGTCCCCAAAGGCTGTGCAGATTCGTTGCTCATATCAAATTGCGGAACTGGTGTTACTGCCTGGACTGGGGTTGGAGgagttggtggtggtttgGGTTTAGCTATCTTTTTTGGGGTTGGTGGTGCAGTTGATTGAAGGAAACTGGCCCAATTACTAATAGGCACAGGTGGTGCTACAGCTTTGGCAGCGGGTTTGGGTTCTTCGGGTTGTCCATTTGTAATGGTAGTTTTGTGATCATTTTCatctattattttcatGACATTAGTGCTGATAATTAATCTATTAGTGTTTTCGTTGTATTCCTCTAATGTATTGGCTCGTTGAAGCTCGTCTATAGAACGTGACTCTTGGGTTATGCTGTATCTTTGAAGAAATTCGGTTTTCGAAGTATTAATGTACAAGGGGAGATCCACTAATTCgatttttggtggtggtgcaCTGCCATTCACTTTTGGTGGTTTATTAGTTTTGGGAGGTTTTGGCGGTGGATGATAGATATACTGCGGCTGCATtacaaattgttgttgctgttgttgttgctgttgttgttgttgttgttgttgaaaaaaggGATCTGGCGGATAGGGAAACACCGGATACATCTGATTCATCATCATGGGATATGTCTGAGGAAACTGATAGTAAAACTGTTGTTGTGCAGGAATCTGCTGTGCCATATATTGTTGTGGGTGAAACTGTTGCTGGTGGTAGTTTGGGTATTGGCTAGGTGAAAAGCTAGCTGCGTCTCCACGAAAGCGCAGTGACCCTGagtttgatgatgaagatgtcATAGGATTAGAACATGGAATGATAAGCTCAACAGTTGGAAAaggtctttttttttcaggCGTTATAAAAAGAGGGTGGGTGTTGTTGGTTCTGTGATAATGCAGATGCGTTTAGATGaacaataaataaagtACTATACCACGTATCCGttcttggtgttggtggtgCTGTTGAAATAAGAGTTGGTGGAAAGTGGTGATCAGCAccagagaaaaaaaaaatttttKSCCYttttttttttttcgttcaTGTTTGTCCACTCACACACGACATAGATCAATCTCGAACATGTGTGAGTtgtattttattattaatacaGCTAGTATGTGACTACACACGGGAACCGGAGATAACACACGAGATTTCAGCTCGCTCAAGAGTTGATGCACTAGCGAATCACCAGCTATAGTTGTGATATCCATATCGTTAGAGTAGCATTCTTGATACTCAGCACAATCACAGTACCAGTTTGTCATATCTGTATGGGTAGCCAACCCTCGTTCGCGATTTAGCAACTGTAAACTGTCTTTAGAAAGTCCCACTTTAGACAATAAATGCGGTACATCTCTCTTGGCAACGGGCGTAATAGTTAGATTCGATAAATCGCCAGTAATTTCCAGATTCATCACAATATCCAACGCATTGGTGAATTTAGGTCCTAATAACATCGTCAAAACCACCGCCTTGTCCTTGTCAAAGGTTAGCTCAGTCAACGACCGGTCTATATCAAGTAGTTGTTTTCTCATCGAATCATCGTCAATAGACTCGAGCAATATTTCGTAAATAGGTTTACTCTCAATCAAGCCAGGAAGGGTATTGGGCACCAAGTGCAAGATCGTTGCATTAGCATCAAACAATTCGTTcatggttgttgttgttgcgGTTACGCGACCTGGTAAAAATAATTTCGACGCCAAAAWWtttttttttggctttCCCAACCTTCATCATTCACAATGGATTCAGCATGGGTTCAACAATTACCCCCTGAACTACAGAATGACATCAAagctgttgttgaaaaagacCAGTCGAGTTTTGCTGCGTTCGATAACTTACATGCATTCTTAACAGGCGGCACAACCAAAAAACGAAAATTGAACGCTGAACCAGAAGAAATCCCTCCAGAAACgataatttttgaaatcaatgaGATTTCGTTTTATTCACCAGTTCGGAAAAGAATGAACTTGACCCTTCATTTGGTTGAAGAGGACGGCAACCCCAGCCCGGCTCTTTCCATCGTCAACCCTTCCAACAATATCCCAGAATTGACATTCACAGGACTAGATCAAGCAGTAAAactttgtttgttgttgccaATACTAGGAAACACCACCAACACACAAAAGAAAGCAATTTGCTACTTATGTTTCTGGATGCACGACGAAAACATGTCGAAAGACCCAATTGTTTGTCAAATGAACTTGGACTTGGTGAAAAAGCTGATGATCAAGAATGGGAAATTGCCTGCTGATATCGAATCGAAATTCATCACACCAAGAGATGCACTTCCATTGAACCCAATCCAAGAACGCATAATCGACTACTTTAAAAGACAATTCCAGCTTTGTGGTATAAGCATGATGAACTATATGCCGTGTGTATCGATCTTTAGAAACACGTTTAGTTTGAATGACGACAATGCCATTGCCATGAATACCGACGGTGCGTCCCAGCCTGCACTAGTTATGGTAAACTGCCACAAGGGTGCCAAAGAAGGGGTATTGATCCTTTTACAAGCCAATAAAACTAACCCTGCCCACATCATATTTGGGTTTAAAAAGCCAATTCTAGTTTTCGAAGCAAGTCAAGTGTTGCACACCAGCTATAGCAACATCACGCGCCAAACATTTAGCTTGAATGTGGTGGTtctaaacaaaaaacaagaacaaaGAGAGTTGGAGTTTGGCATGATTGATGAAAAGTTCTACAAAGTTATTGACgattttataaaattaCAAGGTATCAACGATGCTACATTCAACCAAGAAGAAAGTGGTGACGACCTGATAGAGATCGTTCATGTCAACAATaacgacgacgacgatgacgaggaagatgatgatttcCAATCTGAGGATAGTGGCAGTGACGTTGAAGAAGAGTATAATAGTGATTTGAACGAGCCGCTAGCTGCACACGAAGAGGATGGGGTGTTTGAAAGAGGTATTGAAATCGAATAAATGtatattgttttattgatatttagcaccaaatttatcaagaaGCTGGGTGAATGCACCTCTTTTATATGGATGTTGTTTTGTAACTGGTTCAAAGTCGTAGAATTCAGCTCTTTTCTCTCTTTGCTCACGCAACAAAGTCAatcttctttcaaaaagCAGTTGTGTGTTTTGGATGGTTGGATCAACCACCAAAAGGTAGACACCGGTAGCTGAACCCATGAATATCGAGTAGCCTATGATTTTTGACGTCAATTTTGAAGGACCTCCGCTCATGGCGGTTTGTACCCATCTAACAGATGCACCAAACACAGAActtaataataaaccaGCAGCAGTAGGCATGATGTTGTTTGGAAAGTACTGTGCTGTGGtgggatttttttttgctgacatttttttttttcaccattCTA includes:
- the HPA2 gene encoding D-amino-acid N-acetyltransferase (Ortholog(s) have D-amino-acid N-acetyltransferase activity, role in D-amino acid metabolic process, cellular detoxification of nitrogen compound and cytosol, nucleus localization), translating into MSVTIRPIEEKDKPEWLHLWTGKGGYIEFYNSLDKITPEISDTTFARFLDANEPVYSVVAVDDSGKIIGFANYLTHRNTWTVEDALYLNDLFVSSESRLHGVGRKLIEYIYGEADRLKCKKCYWSTQFENHRAQLLYTKVGVKSGFLLYRRP
- the ARD gene encoding Ardp (D-arabitol dehydrogenase, NAD-dependent (ArDH); enzyme of D-arabitol and D-arabinose catabolism; D-arabitol is a marker for active infection in humans; rat catheter and Spider biofilm induced); the protein is MDSAYWSYDNIVPSFRLDGKLVILTGGSGGLAAVVSRALLAKGADVALVDMNLERTQQAARDVLQWGEEQMKGKYESPIGQVSAWSCNIGDAEAVDLTFKAINEHHGKISSVLVNTAGYAENFPAEEYPAKNAENLMKVNGLGSFYVSQAFARPLIQNNMTGSIILIGSMSGTIVNDPQPQCMYNMSKTGVIHLARSLACEWAKYNIRVNTLSPGYILTPLTRNVISGHTEMKTEWESKIPMKRMAEPKEFVGSILYLASESASSYTTGHNLVVDGGYECW
- the PGA48 gene encoding Pga48p (Putative GPI-anchored adhesin-like protein; similar to S. cerevisiae Spi1p, which is induced at stationary phase; transcript induced in high iron; flow model biofilm induced; Spider biofilm repressed), giving the protein MFKFVIYLFTFIAFANANYTTWSLVTDYTTYCPQSTEITVNNSIITITGPTTLTITGECTLDYVATVEAAPSSIPSNVTVIESNGASKLNLRSLAGAGLVAAIFIAFI
- a CDS encoding mRNA-binding ubiquitin-specific protease (Ortholog(s) have mRNA binding, ubiquitin-specific protease activity and role in protein deubiquitination, regulation of ER to Golgi vesicle-mediated transport, regulation of response to osmotic stress, ribophagy); translated protein: MTSSSSNSGSSRFRGDAASFSPSQYPNYHQQQFHPQQYMAQQIPAQQQFYYQFPQTYPMMMNQMYPVFPYPPDPFFQQQQQQQQQQQQQQQFVMQPQYIYHPPPKPPKTNKPPKVNGSAPPPKIELVDLPLYINTSKTEFLQRYSITQESRSIDELQRANTLEEYNENTNRLIISTNVMKIIDENDHKTTITNGQPEEPKPAAKAVAPPVPISNWASFLQSTAPPTPKKIAKPKPPPTPPTPVQAVTPVPQFDMSNESAQPLGTLLLKIMFDSNYSVFSSLPTFDIKPRGLTNTGNICYMNSILQILIHCEPFNRLLKLIETKSIGSLGPSSTPLLDATIIFFNQFQENVKGAISPESFYASLTKLDKFSHLKWGQQEDAEEFLGYYLDGLNEEFLGAIKQLNTPQIDSLIQVYAQDHDAEATAKFKFNVKSTIKRIKNDAEADDGEWNQVNKKKNSTTTKIEIDPTPLNMIFGGEFKSVVTIPKQSSSFQKSITLDPFQHVQLDVSSADTIEDAIKHLNESESISYTNNNKEIQVKKQTFIEKLPNVLIIHLKRFSYLKDQEIGVEKLRKKVDYNHDLIIPKEVMARDTGMPIKYQLVSVVYHHGSSADAGHYTSDIYNAGQWWRIDDTAVKQIQNEEVLNAGTEENIKNAYILLYRRI
- a CDS encoding uncharacterized protein (Putative transcription factor with bZIP DNA-binding motif; Hap43p-repressed gene), with the protein product MNELFDANATILHLVPNTLPGLIESKPIYEILLESIDDDSMRKQLLDIDRSLTELTFDKDKAVVLTMLLGPKFTNALDIVMNSEITGDLSNLTITPVAKRDVPHLLSKVGLSKDSLQLLNRERGLATHTDMTNWYCDCAEYQECYSNDMDITTIAGDSLVHQLLSESKSRVLSPVPVCSHILAVLIIKYNSHMFEIDLCRV